Proteins found in one Pseudomonadota bacterium genomic segment:
- a CDS encoding carboxymuconolactone decarboxylase family protein — protein MIFARRNNRISAAFRERLNLAVCGVNECLYCTHLHTKTALAAGVTGEQAAAILAGETEGVPAQEARAVAFARYWADSGGWDDTDGYGALVETYGEAKAATIRASLHVIQAGNMCSNTAEAFRVKAAPRSGPGFFLAWVLAAPVAFMVRLMGGYRR, from the coding sequence ATGATTTTTGCTCGCAGAAACAACCGGATTTCGGCGGCCTTCCGTGAGCGGCTCAACCTGGCGGTGTGCGGCGTGAACGAGTGCCTGTACTGCACCCACCTCCACACGAAGACCGCCCTCGCCGCCGGGGTGACCGGGGAGCAGGCCGCTGCCATCCTCGCCGGGGAGACGGAGGGAGTGCCCGCGCAGGAGGCGCGCGCCGTCGCCTTCGCCAGGTACTGGGCCGACTCCGGCGGCTGGGACGACACCGACGGGTACGGCGCCCTCGTGGAGACCTACGGGGAGGCCAAGGCGGCGACGATCCGCGCGTCCCTTCACGTCATCCAGGCAGGCAACATGTGCTCCAACACGGCCGAGGCGTTCCGGGTGAAGGCCGCGCCCCGGAGCGGGCCGGGGTTCTTCCTGGCGTGGGTGCTGGCCGCGCCGGTGGCCTTCATGGTGCGCCTGATGGGCGGCTACCGGCGATGA